From the genome of Acidobacteriota bacterium, one region includes:
- the proC gene encoding pyrroline-5-carboxylate reductase, translating into MSPSSPRRLAVIGAGKMGVTLCRALLDSGFVKADALVATALHRQSLDRVAERLAIETTLDNQAAVAGADVVLLCVKPQSAERVLDELAEVWRPEQLLISILAGVTSRHIEGRLVPAGQAAVVRAMPNTASLVGAGMTALAGGRRATDEHIATAQGIFGQVGRTVVLGERHFDAVTGLSASGPAFVYVVIEALAEGGVKVGLPRDVAIELAAQACLGAGQMVIETGQHPALLKDAVTTPAGCTVDGILKLEEGGLRVTLLKAVAEAAERARNLG; encoded by the coding sequence TTGAGTCCATCTTCACCCCGCCGTCTGGCGGTGATCGGCGCCGGCAAAATGGGGGTAACCCTGTGCCGGGCACTGCTCGATTCGGGATTCGTGAAAGCCGATGCGCTGGTCGCCACGGCCCTCCATCGGCAATCCCTCGATCGCGTGGCCGAGCGTCTTGCGATCGAAACCACCCTCGACAACCAAGCGGCGGTGGCAGGAGCCGATGTGGTGTTGCTGTGCGTCAAGCCGCAGAGCGCCGAGCGGGTGCTCGACGAGCTGGCGGAGGTTTGGCGCCCGGAGCAGCTCCTGATCTCGATCCTGGCCGGTGTCACCTCGCGACACATCGAAGGGCGGCTGGTGCCGGCCGGCCAGGCGGCGGTGGTGCGGGCGATGCCCAACACGGCGAGCCTGGTGGGGGCCGGCATGACCGCCCTGGCCGGCGGGCGCCGGGCGACTGACGAGCACATTGCCACCGCCCAGGGGATCTTCGGTCAGGTGGGGCGGACGGTGGTTCTCGGGGAGCGCCATTTCGACGCCGTAACGGGTCTTTCGGCGAGTGGTCCGGCCTTTGTCTACGTGGTGATCGAAGCGCTGGCCGAGGGCGGTGTCAAGGTCGGCTTACCGCGGGACGTGGCGATCGAGCTGGCTGCCCAGGCCTGCCTCGGAGCGGGGCAGATGGTGATCGAAACGGGCCAGCACCCGGCGTTGTTGAAGGATGCCGTCACTACCCCGGCCGGCTGCACCGTTGACGGCATTTTGAAGCTCGAAGAGGGGGGCCTGCGGGTGACCCTTTTGAAGGCCGTCGCCGAAGCGGCTGAGCGCGCCCGCAACCTCGGCTAG
- a CDS encoding proline dehydrogenase family protein produces MAFFDRLLVASMPLVPRFLIRRVAARYVAGETLDDAIATIRELNAEGAMATLDLLGEEVSERRKAEASTDEYLRVLDAIEDHGLDSNVSVKPTMLGLKIDEVFCAEQIEKLVRAAQERDNFVRLDMEDRSCTDATLRLYDSLHERFGHVGVVLQAYMRRTLADIDRLPIQDANVRICKGIYVEPRQVAWKGYETVRANYLAALEKMLRRGVYVGIATHDEYLACAATALIDRLQVPRDRYEFQMLLGVDGELRRILLAEGHRLRVYVPYGRDWYPYTTRRLRENPEIARHVTVALLRRRGF; encoded by the coding sequence ATGGCTTTCTTCGACCGCTTGCTCGTGGCTTCGATGCCGCTCGTGCCGCGGTTCTTGATCCGTCGGGTCGCTGCCCGCTACGTCGCCGGCGAGACCTTGGACGATGCCATCGCCACCATTCGAGAACTCAACGCCGAGGGGGCTATGGCCACCCTCGATCTGCTCGGCGAGGAGGTTTCCGAGCGGCGAAAGGCGGAGGCCTCGACGGACGAGTACCTGCGGGTCCTCGACGCCATCGAGGACCATGGCCTGGACTCCAATGTGTCCGTCAAGCCGACCATGCTCGGTCTCAAGATCGACGAAGTGTTCTGCGCCGAGCAGATCGAAAAGCTGGTGAGGGCGGCGCAGGAGCGCGACAACTTCGTGCGGCTGGATATGGAGGATCGCTCCTGCACCGACGCGACGCTGCGCCTCTACGACAGCTTGCACGAGCGGTTCGGCCACGTTGGTGTGGTGCTGCAGGCCTATATGCGTCGGACCCTGGCGGACATCGATCGGCTGCCAATCCAGGATGCAAATGTTAGAATATGCAAGGGTATCTATGTGGAGCCCCGGCAAGTCGCCTGGAAAGGCTACGAGACGGTACGCGCCAACTACCTGGCGGCGTTGGAGAAGATGCTGCGGCGCGGGGTGTACGTGGGCATCGCCACCCACGATGAATACCTCGCCTGCGCTGCCACGGCCCTGATCGATCGGCTGCAGGTGCCGCGGGATCGCTATGAGTTTCAGATGCTTCTCGGCGTCGATGGCGAGTTGCGGCGCATCCTGCTCGCCGAAGGGCACCGGCTGCGGGTGTATGTGCCGTACGGTCGCGATTGGTACCCGTACACCACTCGCCGCTTGCGCGAGAACCCTGAGATCGCCCGGCATGTGACCGTGGCTTTGTTGCGTAGGAGAGGCTTTTGA